The nucleotide sequence atcataacacaccattcGTTGGCTTTCTCGTGTTTGCTGTTGTCTGTCtggattgatgtgtgtggggggtggggggtgggggtgcactTTTTGGACATATTTGTTAGTGTACCCATGTGCCAGACATTGCCAATCAAACACCGAGCGTATTTGAAAACGATGTCAAATCCGACCGTGGACTGTAGGCGACCCCGCCGCgaacaggggaggggagggggggggggtcatagagGAAACACCACGTGTTTGTTTTTCTGTCCACCTTTTTGTCTGTCCAAGAAAAAAAGTAAATAAGGATGAATGTCAAAAAAAGTTAGGACTCGGCCGCACCGTTAGCGAAATTCATTTTGGAGCTTAAAAAGGTTGGAGATGCTCCCTGCGGATGGTGATGTGTGCATGTCAGCTTGTGTGTCTTATAAGCGTTCTGTCTCACTTGACACCGAGTACAATCAGAAGTCATCCAATCCAAAAGGTGAGACAGAGTCACCCAATCAGCCGATCATAAACGTGTACGGGACACGCTGCTGGTGTCGTAACTATGATACAGACGAAACACCAATGCCTTGCTCTTATGTATGAAGTTAACGTCAGGCTGAAGTATTTTCTATGTATGAACCGTCATTCTTAAACCACTGCAGATATGTTAGTGGGCCGATGTTCAAGAAACACCTATTTTCAACGAGAATAAAACTTTACCGCACAAATGTGTCTCCCTTTATTGTTTCATCTCGTCCtcgtgtttgttttgtttctacCTTGCTTACCCGAGGCGGTGTTTAGACCAGCAGTACGCCATGTGAAACCAAGTGGCACACTATATACCTCACCTGAGGAGGAAAGACAgaaggccgggtacaattggggagggggaaaaaaggggggggtgttgaGTCAGTTAGAAGAAATTATTTGCATGCAAGTCATCTTATTTTACTTCAGAATAGTGTTTGTAAAAATAAATACCTAAATAAGTGACTGATTAGGATGCATCCTAGGAGCCTTctttttggaggttttccgggcacgtccaactgggaggagacccccggggtagacccgaactcgctggagggactacttgtccaatatggcctgggaacgccttgggatcccccaggaggagctggagggcgttgctggggagagggacgcctggagtgccctacttagctggctgccaccgccacccgaccccggagaagctgctgctgctgaggatGAGACTAAGACTGCTGATGGTCTCCCTGTGTGGTGGACCACACCCACCTGATACGCCAAGCTTGTTAGAACATAATAGGAGCGATGTACTGAATGCTATGTGAAGCAGATGGAGTGGAAGGGGTCAGAACAGGGCAACAAGGCAGTTTACTGGGGGAGTTTAAAACTGATGCAACACTATGGTGGATGCTTTGATTTTAATTTAGGCCCGGAAACACCATGACACGTAAAATAATGTGGAACTCCCCATCATTCAGCCATGGCGGTTACATGTGTGTGAAAGATGAGATGAACTTACCCAGCGGTTGAAATGAAATATAATGTTGACCTAATGGGGGATcttaattaattgattaattggTTAATTAATAGTAGGGTCAACATTAACAGTGTGTGATGTTTGTTAGTTAGCAGTGAATTCTCCGGCCCTGCTGCTGCCATTAGTGGCAACACGTCCCTGAATCCAGACCCCGAGAAATAACACACGTGTTTGTCACATTCTGGCCGCCTTTAGAGTCCACGGTTTTCCATTCTTAGGGGATGCAGTTCACCGAATGAGACGTTTCCCCCCCTGTGTGTCTTCATGAATCACCGGCACCACTGACATACTGGGGGGGAAAGCGCAGCATATTAAACGTTACTGTCGCCTCATAACTGTATTCAAGTCATTCACCGGCGGTGTTGCCCGCAGAGTTTGCAGCAGCGGCGGGTTTCGCCCGAGTCTTCGCTGGGACGAAGGACAACAGCGACACCTGCTGTCCGATATCGGAAGCGCGTTCCCAAGCTCGCTCGGAAACTTCCTCCGACGCCCCCGTTAGTTCCTACCCGGATCTTAAATCACGTTGCACGCCGCCCGGGCGCGTTGTCCTTCAGCTGGTTCCTACCGGGCTCGCGAGCGGTCCTGCGCCGTCCGTGGCTGTTGCGAGAACACTTCTACACGATGACGTGCCGGACTCTGTGCCGGCTCATCCATCGCCGTAAGTAGCGTGACAGTTTTGAGTTGAAAATCACACGTAGCGTTAGCTGGCGAGCTAACGTTAGCCCCGTTGACGTTCGTCTACCCCAGGAATTCAAGCGTCCGGTCGACCCCGGGTGATGCAGAAGCACCCCACGACGGGTGGTTAGATGGCTATATTCCATAGTGCGCCTGCTATTCAAGCACTTCCGGTTACTGCAACCCTAGAAAGTCTGCCTGCACCAGTCCCTCCAAATTAATGATGGCGTTGTAACCTTATTTTACTTTACGTTGTGCATTGTGTCAGATGGCGTTCAAGAGAGAATATGACTCACACCATGGCATGCTAGCACAAACAAACAACGTAGGAGTATGCTATGTTTTAATCTGGATTCAGCATGcataagataatggatgggtgaatggataGTGTGATTGGGtagtcaggtcaagtcagttttatttgtacagcccaatatcaccaattacaaatttgtgtcatggggctttacagtaacacaacatcctgtccttagaccctcgcatcggataaggaacaactccctaaaaagaaaaacctttaaccatccatccatccattgtcttaaccgcttatcctgctctcagggtcacggggatgctggagcctattccagcagtcattgggcggcaggcggagagacaccctggacaggccaccaggccatcactgggccgacacacacacacgcacatacacacacccctgttaattcctagggacaatttagtaccgccaattcacctgacttacatgtctttggattgtgggaggaaaccggagcccctggaggaaacccacgcagacccggggagaacatgcaaactccacacagaggacgacccaggatgacccacctaggttggactaccccggggctcgaacccaggaccttcttaatgtgaggcaaccgtgctaaccactgtgccgcctaaaacctttaacagggagaaaaaataggaagaaacctcagggagagcaacagaggagggatttctctcccaagacggacaacgtgcagtggatgttgtaaATCGTTGTGTGTGTTTGGACTGTTTCTCTCACATTTCCTATCTTTGTGTCGTCTCCAGGTATGGCGTCTGTGGCAGCAGCTTCACGTCCCACTGCAGAGCAGGTCCTCGCTCACCGCAACACTGTCTTCTCCCGGGAGCAGGCCAGGCAGAGGGCCCTGTATCCCCGCATAGAGAAAATCGAAGTGACCATCCAAGGGCCTGGACTGGAGGGCACACTGATGGTCATGAATAAAGGGATGTCCACGCCACACAGCTGTGCCAGGCGTGAGTGAAGGAAGGCGATTGTATGCATGCAACGTGTTTTCCATGTTGCATGCATATATATCCATGTCTCATATGTATCCCTAACAAGGTCCTTTTTACACATggaacaaaaatatttaaaatgttTATGATTAAAAATAGACCTTTGTTTCTCTCAGATTTGACAGAGTACCATGTGACCAGTTCAGCCCTGGCCCTGGTGGACGGGGAGCCATGGCCTCTGTACCAGCCCCTCACACACTCCTGCACTGTTTCTCTGCTCACCTTCAAAGACAATGACCCGTCGCTGGTCAACCAGGTGCTGACCACAACAAAAACCACAATGAGAATTTTCAATATTCTGATCGCATCGCTAACTTACTAACTCAATAGTTGTCACCTCCTAACTGGACATGTTTATATAGATGCCATTATTGCTGGCTGACATTTGTCTACATTTTTGGGATGCGCTTAATAGCACAAAATAACTTTCCCACCATAAGCGATTGGTGAAAACATTGatttagcttcttcttcttttttttagtttgCTTTCTACCTTCAGCCTTTCTCATTCACATCTTCAAAAGCTTGCTACTGTGTCCTGAAACAGCATTTTGTCCTGTCTAAAGTAGTTTAACAAGACACTGAACGCTACTAGTGACCTCCATTGTGGAAAACTGTGGCAAACCTTGTCACTGTAACATGGTTTTAGCCATAATTTGCTCTCCAAAGGCAATATAGCATGAAATGCCCATGTCACATCCACTCCTCCATACCAACGTATTACAGTtcaggggttttgtgtgtgtgtgtgtgtgtgtgtgtgtgtgtgtgtgtggggggggggggttctggagcctatcctagcatgCAGTGGATTGAACACAAGGCACACACACGACCACACTTAAATCATTCATACTGATGGGCAGTTTAGAGTCTCCAGTGCACCCAACATCCATGTTTTTGTACCATGGTGTCAAACCAGAGCATCAGAAGGAAACCCAACAGAACCAACAAGCTGTAATTCCTCTCTGTTTGTTTCCCTTTACCCAAGGTCTAACAAatagtctctgtctctccctccaggCCTACTGGCGTTCCTGTGCTGCCCTTTTAGGCCAGGTGGTGGAGACTGCTTTCAAAGAGGAATTTGCTGTGGAACTGCTAGCCATACCGGAGGTGCCAGGTAAAGGAAATTCTGTTTCATTATGGGTCAAAGGTTGACACCGTCACCAGCAACAATTGCACCGTGAAGTTCAACCAGCCCATATGTTGGTTGTTAAATAGATGGATTATTTTATCTTTCAATATGTTATATTTCCACTGGCAGTCAACTGTCAGTGATGGTAGCCAGCATCATTGACAGTTGCTAACGAAGTTCATGTTACCATTCAAATGGCAGATCACTTGGTTTCATATAAACCTCACAATGGATACCAATAATCTTCGCTATCTGCCCCCACGCATCATTTTTTATTAATGTCTCTGTACGTAGACAGGGAGACTTCATATATAACAGGAAAACCGAGAACATTTACAATCAACTGTTCTTCCATTTCTGCTAAAGGAACTAAAGTCAAAACAAGTTTAACAGCAGAGCAATATGAGGTGAACATATCTATCCTCTGACTGGCCATTACTACACCACATCACTGCTTATTTGCATAAAGTTGAATTCTGCTCAACTGACCTTTTTCACAGACATGGCCTTCCGCCTCATCATAGAAGGGTAAAGATCGGTTCTCCCCACTGCCCACAGTGTAAAAAAGCAAAACTTTCCGTTTCCTTAGATTCTGTCTGTGAGCACTTATTTTGTGTGTCAACACAGCATTTAACACATTAAACGTGTTGTCGCTGACCCGtctttatgtttctgttgtcagacgaCTGCACCTCTAAAGATGGATTTGATCAAAAGGTCACAAAATGCTAATTGGCTAATCAAGGCTAATGGTAATTTCAGGGCTGTTAGCATTTTGTGATTCTCAATCAAGTCACTTTTTTAAAGTCACGCAGTCGTCTTATAAAAGTAACAAAGATATATCCATGATCACAACTAAATTGTGTTGCACACTATTTTGAAACACAAAATAAGCAATCACAGACACCATCAAAGGCAACTGAGAGTtggcttcttctcttcttttttttttgccccctttttcaccccaattgtatccggccaattacccgactcttccgagccgtcccggtcgctgctccaccccctctgccgatccaggaagggctgcagactaccacatgcctcctccgatataccagccgcttcttttcacctgacagtgaggaatttcaccagagggacatagcttgtgggaggatcatgctattccccccagttctccctccccctcgaacaggtgccccgacctaccagaggtgGCGaaagtgcagctaccaggactcatacccacattcggcttcccacctgcagacacggccaattgtgtctgtagggatgcctgaccaagctggaggtaacacagggattcgaactggcgatccccgtctcggtaggcaacagaatagaccgctaacaTTGCAGGCAACAGGAAGAACTGATCTTTACCTTATTAAATTGATGTGGAATTATGtcggccatgtttgtgaaaaaggTTGCCAAGTTGGTGAGATCTCTCCGCCAGCCGTGATTCCAGCCTCCATCTCTCCTGTTCTCCCAGCGCTCAGCTGAAACTGATGACTTCCGGCCGCTTTGCGTCTAGTTGCCGCTGCTGGTATGACTGCATGGTCAGTCTTTTGGAAAATAATGTTTCTTGCGCTCTGTTTGTCTTCTCACAGTCACTTCAGGAGCCTTCTGCTGTGATGTGGTACTTGATCCTCAGCTTGACTCATGGACCCCCTCCGAGGTGTGTGCAATTTTTGTGTATGTCCTAAATTTCCCAAAGCCATGATGAAATCTGTTGCATACATTATAGtcgtatcaggaatcaggaacatttatttgtcatttcattccattgcacacatgaaattaaatgaaatatcgtttcccccagcccacatcagtgcaacacaaagacagaaacacacccaaactacaaatacacatatatccaacctacaaaaacacatatagccaacatatcaaaaaaaaaaaaatttcactgtccaagagagcgaatgccaggatgactgttggactgCTGGTCTGACATTATGCCCTTTATCCACCAAAATTAGCACATATAAGCAGGTTTTTTTAACGTGTGAATACCCACCAAAAATAGGCGATTGACCGGTGTCCCAGTGCAGTAGATGAGTGTgcctttctgttttgttttttttcccttctggTGTTCATTGTTACGAATGGGCCGGTGTTGTGCCAAAAAGTGACCGTCCTCCAAAAACTGATTGCCGTCTGCAAGCTGTATCAATTTATATATTTCAAGTTATTTTGAGGCAGAAAAAAATCTTTCAGTCACAAAGTAGGCGCTGCAATCACTTTTTGGCAAGTGGAAACCGTGGACGGCAGTCAGTTTTTGGCAGACGATCACTTTTTGGCAAGGTGAAAATTATCGCGTCCACCCGAGTGTCATGTTTCCATCGCTGCCAATCGGAGCTGGAGCCGATAAATTTCTGTGACTACCGCAGAGTCATTTGTCCCGGGACTGAATGCCAGCTGTAACCTTTCCCACTAGAGACAAAAGCCAGATGTTAGTGGGTGTTTTCTCCAGGGGGAATGAGGCATTTCTTAAATGGATTCGAAGTGCGTATGGTGAAATCTTGTGCCAACAGGCTCACGTCTCTGAATGTGTTGCTTACATTGACTGGTTAGTGCCCTGCGTTGACGAAGTTGTGAAGGTACATTAGGCCAGTGTATTTCTGTGTTGTGAGCTTTTCATTAGCCCTAAGTGTCTGTCTCCCCAGGAGTCCCTGCGCTCTCTAACCCGAGGTGCCCAGCAGTTGATCCACCAGGACTTGGCCTGGGAGCCTCTGGAGGTGGTGCCCGCTGTGGCCTTGGAGGCCTTCTCTCACAGCAGGTAGGCTTTGTCTCTGGCGGGCATGTAAACACTTTTGCCTCCAACTTGGCAACTCTTTCCTCCGTCTTTGTTTATCGTTTTCTGCTCGTCTTGTTCTCTATATTTTTTTGCTCGCTTTTTGTTGCAGATGTAAACAAGAAGAAGTGGAAAAAAAGGCAGCAGAGAACCCAAAAGGCACAGTGACACTCTACAGGCAAGGAGTGCACATACATTAGAGTTTTAATCCTGAAATTTCTTCTGAAAAATCACCAGTCTGTCGCCCGTATTGTCTCTCAAACAAACACGCTACCGTTGAGGGATCCTTTTGTTTAAATACTCACTATGTTCATTACATCCACCAACAGCTCCTCACGCCAGAATGTGTAGCTACCTTCTCCGTGTATAATGCCAGCAAATATTATGTACACATACATTAAAATAAACCCAACTCTCCTTGGCTCTAACCCTGTCTATTTCTCCCTCAGATGTGGCGACTATGTGTTGTTGAGTGGGGGCCCCCTGGTGGCCAGGACAGGTCTCTGCTTCCAGTATGAGGTTACGGCCCTCCACAGCCTGGGACAGGGACCCCACGGCCTTCACCGCAGAGCACAGGCCCTATCCCTGCCGCTGCAGCAACAGGTGGGTAAACGGAGCTAAGTGTGCATGGACACAGAAATTGTTTACACCCAAGGGATCGGTAAAATAGGGTTAGgacaggaatttttttttttttttttttttttttttggcgtttGTGTTTACAGCAAAGGATTACATTTGGAGCCAAGGTCAGGGGTAGCTGTGTACTGTTTAGGGTTAGATGTGCATTTGTGTGGATGAGAAAGACATGGTTGCATTTCTATTGGCATTTTCACAAACAACTATTTAAAAAGTCCCGACCAGAATCCTCAGCTACATTACATAGCAATAAGACTGGTCCGTTTCACGCGGTCCACCTCCGGTCTTGGCCAATTTTGGAAAAATTACAACATAAATGCAATACACTGTAGGGAAACAGCAGGATGTCTTGGATGCTTTTAGTTTGCTGACTAGCTGAGAAACTGGCTCTTAAAGCAGGGGTCTTCTTTTGATCATGGAAATTAAAGTGATGAAGAAGTCTGAGAAAAGTCATTGAAAACCAATAGGGGGAAAAGTTTAGGAAGTCTGGTATTGGGAtcgctcaaaaaaataaaatcccatGGTGCATTGCATCATGTTATCATGTTCCTAACCTGGTTAGGACTAGAATTTGGTATTGCTTCACGCCAGCTTGGTCCAACTGGAAGTACGGCAAAACCCCGAATTTTATTTAACTTTCTGGACTAGTTCAGTGAGAACCAAAGTCCACAGGAAGTGTTCAcacttgaaaaaaaaacccaaaacaaacaaatttaACAAAAAGTAGAAATTGTGTTTGTAAATTGCCAGAGGCAAATTGACGAAGCTGCATGAAAGTAAGGTtgagcaataattcaatattatcgtttattgtctttcagtggtatttTATCAGAATGACATTTGGATATcatcatattgtgatacacacgtttgttgtctacattaatgATATCAAGAATatattacctaaaatttctcacaaagtgagactcagccttagagataaggtgaggagctcggacatccggagggagctcggaatagagccgctgctccttcatgtcgaaaggagccagttgaggtggttcgggcatctgatcaggatgcctcctgggcaccttcttttggaggttttccgggcacggccaactgggaggagaccccggggtagacccagaactcgctggagggactacatgtccaatctggcctgtgaacaccttgggatcccccaggaggagctggagggcgttgctggggagagggacgtgtggagtgccctacttagcttgctgccaccgcgacccgaccccagaaaagcggctgatgatgaatgaaaaaaaaaagtctcacaaAGTGAGGTTTAAAATGTTAGATGGGATtattatttgaaaactggtttttggtttgatattatactttaacACTTCAAACTGAGGAAACCTAGGTTGGATTCTTAAATGTGGTATTTTTGCACTATGTAAGCAGCTATCACGATATATCTCGATGTTGTGTAAATTGTCCTGTGGTTATAACTGTAATTTTCCATCTTGTCCAGCGCCACTTGAaacgttctctctctgtctcctcaggCTCATCACACGGTGTGGAGGAAACTGAGGCAGAGGGCAGAGAAATTGGTAagaactaacccccccccccaactcgaaTCCAACATCGCTGGCAACAGAGATGAAACGGCAAGACCGCCGAGTTTTGGGTGGGGTGCTTAGGGGCACTGATGCAGACGTGGGATAGAAGCGCGAGTGCTGCAAATGTAGGTTAGAATCTGATGTTTaggcctttttttcttcttttcctttcttaGTAGAGTGTGCAGGCGACtctttattattttcattatttattgaGGCGTTGTCGGGAAAACGCGGAAGAAAAAGCAACGGCGGGGGTGCACCTAACTGCTCTTGTCAGCTGGATCGGCTCGACTTCCTTTTGACACGTTGGGATCATTTTTAATTCTCATTCAAAGTCTACAAAAGGAGAGCATCACGACGTTGCTCGGGATTGTCAAGAAATCCAGGCGTCATCCTCCTCTCGAaggacagagctgttgttctctgaATCAAAGCAGCAGACACAAGCTCCAAGATCTGAGGAAGGAGGATATTTTTAAACTTCCTCAGGTTGGAGGCTCTTATTTTGGACTCTGTACATCCCGACACTTAGGCTGCTGATGCCAAGCTGGATCTGCTCTGCCTGATTATAACCAAGTTGACTTTCAGAGTAGAGAAGCATAAATTCTTCAAATTAAAACTAGGTTAGGAGTTAATTTTGGATGGAGCCTTCTAGGTTAAGTATATTTTGCTGCAGCCTTTCCGGCGCTCTCCGTTCGTCGCTGACTTTGAAAGGGGGCATAAAAACCTTAAAACATACTCTTGTCGATAGCCGCGCTTGATTTACTGGCTCGTGACGAAGAGTCATGTGGCCTATATTTCTAGTCGTATACAAATTCAGTCAagtaagtccattttatttgtgtagcccgttatcacaaactacaaagttgcctcagggggctttactgcaacacaacatcctgcctttagaccctcacattggataaggaaaaactccctaaaaaaaaaaacctttaacagggagagaaaattaggaagaaacctcagggagagcagcagagacggacaacctgcaatggatgttgtatttacacaatttacacaatacaaccttgaaagaagataacagcattataatggacttataaaatatatgaagcatatgatgaggatgccaagcagtgtacagatgccactggaacagcccaggacctgaaccacatgaccaccatcaccatggagacctgacaggaggacagactacacatgtacacaggggagactcagatcataccattcacacacacaggagaagcgGCAAGAAAAGGCATGAGTCAGACatcgaagagagagagaaggatatatcattgaaacaggataacagaagtatgtggatttataagatatataaagagtatgatgagggggatgccaagcagtgtccaggtggtgaccaccaccatcatggagacctgggaggaggacagactacatgtgcacacgggTTAGActtgcatcacaccattcacatacacggcagaagagaaaggagaagacattcagagagggagaaaagacgtgtgagagaagagaactgattgcaatagtcaataatctatactctataatcttgtcgacagaacagtgcttggtaactTCATTGAGACAAAAACCAACCCGGCATGAAGTACAGgctgtgaagtactcaatttaaaggcaactaattgtaggctaaggcaaaaagatgagttttaagtttggatttaaaggactcaacagattctgattatctgacggcagcaggcaggttattccacaagaacggggcctgataggaaaggtccctaccaccagctgacttctttttaactttgggtacacatagGAGCCCTGTAGTTCAAGAGCGGAGATATCAAGATggaaaatcagaatcatgtttattggccatgtaggtttgcacatacatggaatttgactccagtttcatggctctctcagtgtacttaacatagaataacaacacaacaatcttcagatatatatacacacacaaggattgacttacacaggtgaaataagaggtgataaagtgcaatggtgcagagaatataccggagatgctgaaatagatgttagcagggtacttacatacatgcctgaggtagatggacatgttaGAGCGTACCATTATACATacgatgtacagtacagtatatacaaaatggtttgatttattgacagtgttaagcattcatttgtatgacagcccacagaaagaaactgtttttatatctggttgttttggggcacaGTGCTCTGTAATGCCTACCACaggggagaagttggaacaggttgt is from Lampris incognitus isolate fLamInc1 chromosome 21, fLamInc1.hap2, whole genome shotgun sequence and encodes:
- the mrpl39 gene encoding 39S ribosomal protein L39, mitochondrial isoform X1; protein product: MTCRTLCRLIHRRMASVAAASRPTAEQVLAHRNTVFSREQARQRALYPRIEKIEVTIQGPGLEGTLMVMNKGMSTPHSCARHLTEYHVTSSALALVDGEPWPLYQPLTHSCTVSLLTFKDNDPSLVNQAYWRSCAALLGQVVETAFKEEFAVELLAIPEVPVTSGAFCCDVVLDPQLDSWTPSEESLRSLTRGAQQLIHQDLAWEPLEVVPAVALEAFSHSRCKQEEVEKKAAENPKGTVTLYRCGDYVLLSGGPLVARTGLCFQYEVTALHSLGQGPHGLHRRAQALSLPLQQQAHHTVWRKLRQRAEKLVEVPSAAESAPPPPTVSSPPPASQ
- the mrpl39 gene encoding 39S ribosomal protein L39, mitochondrial isoform X2, with protein sequence MASVAAASRPTAEQVLAHRNTVFSREQARQRALYPRIEKIEVTIQGPGLEGTLMVMNKGMSTPHSCARHLTEYHVTSSALALVDGEPWPLYQPLTHSCTVSLLTFKDNDPSLVNQAYWRSCAALLGQVVETAFKEEFAVELLAIPEVPVTSGAFCCDVVLDPQLDSWTPSEESLRSLTRGAQQLIHQDLAWEPLEVVPAVALEAFSHSRCKQEEVEKKAAENPKGTVTLYRCGDYVLLSGGPLVARTGLCFQYEVTALHSLGQGPHGLHRRAQALSLPLQQQAHHTVWRKLRQRAEKLVEVPSAAESAPPPPTVSSPPPASQ